A single region of the Fenollaria sporofastidiosus genome encodes:
- the plsY gene encoding glycerol-3-phosphate 1-O-acyltransferase PlsY, with protein MKEILLFILTYLIGSISNSYIFGKIFRMKDIRDYGSKNAGATNMFRVFGAKLGLITLFLDILKGVLAVLVARYFDVSYAQYIALVGVVLGHNFPFYLNFNAGKGVSTTVGAIIAMDYKLGLVVVVLMFLVVLLTKYVSLASILMFLGFFIYTLISFKELNLAVIISFIVAFVGILRHSKNIKRLTKGEENKFYIFKSKSEA; from the coding sequence ATGAAGGAGATCTTACTATTTATTCTTACTTACCTTATTGGCTCTATATCAAATTCTTATATTTTTGGAAAGATATTTAGGATGAAGGACATAAGAGATTACGGAAGCAAGAATGCTGGAGCGACTAATATGTTCAGAGTATTTGGTGCAAAGCTTGGTCTTATAACACTGTTTTTGGATATATTAAAAGGCGTTTTAGCTGTGCTTGTAGCTAGATATTTTGATGTTTCTTATGCACAGTACATCGCACTAGTTGGTGTTGTATTGGGACATAACTTTCCTTTTTACTTAAACTTCAATGCGGGTAAGGGCGTTTCTACTACTGTGGGCGCAATCATTGCGATGGACTACAAGCTTGGATTAGTTGTAGTTGTGCTTATGTTTTTAGTAGTTTTGCTTACAAAGTATGTTTCTTTAGCATCGATACTTATGTTTTTAGGCTTTTTCATATATACACTTATAAGCTTCAAAGAGCTTAATTTAGCCGTAATCATAAGTTTTATTGTTGCTTTCGTTGGCATACTAAGACATTCTAAGAATATTAAGAGATTAACTAAAGGCGAGGAAAATAAATTTTATATATTTAAAAGTAAAAGTGAGGCATAG
- the aspS gene encoding aspartate--tRNA ligase, whose product METMGNLRRSDYSGELRMKDIEREVVLMGWVQTQRNLGQLIFVDIRDISGISQVVFDETISKDVFEKAKGLKGEYVIAVRGKVRERSQKNPHIATGDIEVLADELKILDTAQTPPIYVKDDDNVGEQMRLKYRFLDLRKPFMQKTLMTRAKIYKAFRDFLNDHRFIEIETPILGKSTPEGARDYIVPSRVNPGKFFALPQSPQLFKQLLMVSGMDRYYQITKCFRDEDLRANRQPEFTQVDIEMSFVDEDDVMSINEQLIAHIFKEILDIDIKLPLRRMPFDEAMDKYGVDKPDLRFGFLIHDVSSIFKNSGFKVFKDTVDAGNMVNAININGYQEKFTRKDITKLEDFAKTFGAKGLAWVKYVENEFTGPIAKFFTDEEKEALIKEMDIKNNDLILFVADKKSVVKKTLGNLRNEVARELNLNDPDKFELLWITDFPLFEYSEEEGRYMAMHHPFTHPKIEDIPYIEERKDTVKAKAYDIVINGEEIGGGSIRINNSELQEKMFKALGFTKERAEEQFGFFIEAFKYGAPPHGGIAYGLDRFVQLLTKHENIKDVIAFPKTQSATDLLTGAPSEVDDKQLHEVSIKVDLDEAQKND is encoded by the coding sequence ATGGAAACAATGGGAAACTTACGCAGGAGTGACTACTCTGGCGAACTAAGAATGAAAGACATTGAAAGAGAAGTTGTGCTGATGGGTTGGGTGCAAACTCAAAGAAACCTAGGACAACTTATCTTCGTTGATATAAGAGATATAAGTGGTATATCTCAAGTCGTTTTTGATGAGACAATCTCTAAGGATGTCTTTGAGAAGGCGAAGGGACTTAAGGGCGAGTACGTTATCGCTGTTAGAGGTAAGGTTAGAGAGAGATCACAAAAGAACCCTCACATAGCTACAGGAGATATCGAAGTGTTAGCTGATGAGCTAAAGATACTTGACACAGCTCAAACTCCACCTATCTACGTAAAAGACGATGACAATGTAGGTGAGCAAATGAGACTTAAGTACAGATTCTTAGACTTAAGAAAGCCATTCATGCAAAAGACTCTTATGACAAGAGCGAAAATTTACAAAGCATTTAGAGACTTTTTAAATGATCACAGATTTATTGAGATAGAGACACCTATACTTGGCAAGTCAACTCCAGAAGGAGCAAGAGACTATATCGTTCCAAGTAGAGTTAACCCTGGAAAGTTCTTTGCACTTCCACAATCTCCACAATTATTTAAGCAATTACTAATGGTATCAGGCATGGATAGATACTATCAAATCACTAAGTGCTTCAGAGACGAAGACCTTAGAGCCAATAGGCAACCAGAGTTTACACAAGTCGATATCGAAATGAGCTTCGTTGATGAAGACGATGTTATGTCAATCAATGAACAGCTTATTGCTCATATATTCAAAGAGATTTTGGATATAGATATCAAGCTTCCTTTAAGAAGAATGCCATTTGATGAAGCTATGGATAAGTACGGTGTGGATAAACCAGACTTAAGATTTGGCTTTTTGATTCACGATGTAAGCAGCATATTTAAAAACAGTGGCTTTAAGGTGTTCAAAGATACTGTAGATGCTGGTAATATGGTTAACGCTATCAATATTAATGGCTACCAAGAAAAGTTTACTAGAAAAGATATCACTAAGCTAGAAGACTTTGCAAAGACATTTGGAGCAAAGGGACTTGCTTGGGTTAAGTATGTAGAAAATGAATTTACAGGCCCTATAGCAAAATTCTTTACTGATGAAGAAAAAGAAGCTCTTATTAAAGAGATGGATATTAAGAACAATGACTTAATTTTATTTGTTGCAGATAAAAAATCTGTTGTTAAGAAGACACTTGGCAACTTAAGAAATGAAGTAGCTAGAGAACTTAATTTAAACGATCCAGACAAGTTTGAACTACTTTGGATAACAGACTTCCCACTATTTGAATATAGTGAAGAAGAAGGAAGATACATGGCTATGCACCATCCATTCACACATCCAAAGATTGAAGACATACCATATATCGAAGAAAGAAAAGATACTGTTAAGGCAAAAGCATATGACATAGTTATCAATGGCGAAGAGATTGGTGGAGGCAGTATAAGAATCAATAACTCCGAGCTACAAGAAAAGATGTTCAAGGCACTTGGCTTTACTAAAGAAAGGGCTGAGGAACAATTTGGTTTCTTCATCGAGGCCTTCAAGTACGGAGCTCCACCTCATGGAGGTATAGCTTATGGACTTGACAGATTCGTTCAATTACTTACAAAGCACGAAAACATCAAAGACGTTATAGCCTTCCCTAAGACACAATCAGCAACAGACCTATTGACAGGCGCACCAAGCGAAGTTGATGACAAGCAGCTACACGAAGTATCTATAAAGGTTGATCTAGATGAAGCCCAAAAGAACGATTAG
- the dtd gene encoding D-aminoacyl-tRNA deacylase: MRAVVQRVKETRLEVDDKLISEIQGGLLVYIAVEDDDTDADLEYIFKKVTNMRIFSDEEDKMNLSVQDIDGEILLVSQFTLYGDARKGNRPNFMKSAKAEKAESYYEMFKEKLKIGGINFKSGVFGADMHIHAHLSGPVTILLDSKKEF, translated from the coding sequence ATGAGAGCGGTTGTACAAAGAGTAAAAGAGACTCGCCTGGAAGTAGATGACAAGCTTATAAGCGAAATACAGGGCGGCTTGCTTGTCTACATTGCTGTTGAAGATGACGATACAGATGCTGATCTTGAATATATTTTTAAAAAAGTTACTAATATGAGAATTTTCTCTGACGAAGAAGACAAGATGAATCTATCGGTGCAAGACATTGACGGTGAGATACTTCTTGTTTCGCAGTTCACACTATATGGTGACGCTAGAAAAGGCAACAGACCTAACTTTATGAAGAGCGCAAAGGCAGAGAAGGCTGAAAGCTATTATGAAATGTTTAAAGAGAAATTAAAGATAGGCGGGATAAATTTTAAATCGGGAGTCTTTGGAGCAGATATGCACATACACGCACATCTATCTGGACCGGTAACTATATTATTAGATTCAAAGAAGGAGTTTTAA
- a CDS encoding MBL fold metallo-hydrolase yields MNIFKKNVGVYGSNSYIVSSDSGDAVIIDVGGNADDLYAYMQEHKLNLKAILLTHGHFDHVLGVNALRELSSAPSYLSKDDYEMTQRTDFMLNDKMRNYIDEPINIDHTIDKEGPMQFGDVVVNVIKTPGHTKGGLTYQIGDDLFVGDTIFFHSVGRSDLYGGDEAELIDSVNKVLAIEGNHIIYPGHSMNTSSEEERANNPYINAKRS; encoded by the coding sequence ATGAATATTTTTAAGAAAAATGTTGGAGTTTATGGCTCTAATTCATACATTGTCAGCAGCGACAGTGGTGATGCGGTAATTATTGACGTAGGCGGCAATGCAGACGACTTATATGCATATATGCAAGAGCATAAATTAAATTTAAAAGCGATACTCTTAACACATGGTCACTTTGATCATGTTCTAGGAGTAAACGCCTTAAGAGAATTAAGCAGCGCCCCTAGCTACCTTTCAAAAGATGATTATGAGATGACTCAAAGAACAGACTTTATGCTTAACGATAAGATGAGAAACTATATAGACGAGCCTATAAATATAGACCACACTATCGACAAAGAAGGTCCTATGCAATTTGGAGACGTAGTTGTTAATGTTATAAAGACTCCTGGACATACAAAGGGCGGCCTTACTTATCAAATCGGTGATGATTTATTCGTAGGCGATACTATATTTTTCCACTCAGTTGGTAGAAGCGATCTTTATGGCGGCGACGAAGCTGAACTTATTGACTCGGTTAATAAAGTTTTGGCGATAGAAGGTAATCATATAATATATCCGGGACATAGTATGAATACAAGTTCTGAAGAAGAAAGGGCAAACAATCCTTACATAAATGCTAAGAGAAGCTAG
- the hemZ gene encoding coproporphyrinogen dehydrogenase HemZ, with translation MLREASIKVIKELFWELQNIRDGISYEILESGIRFSIDGSERIFTSFDGLSNNEMKTLIYKEFLKEDISLPWGILTGIKPLKLYARSDDKEAFKEKFFISDEKFELLERTYKNQALSFKPKYSLYLHIPFCKGICSYCSFYTNDITKKNYDYAKYVEAVIYEMSMESKRRDISEPDSIYIGGGTPSALDHDSIERLLKYIKENYKFKELTFECGRADTMDASLLDILDEYGVTRICINPQTMNEQTLKRVHRRANIEELYKTYELARVYDFDINMDLIIGLEGEGKLDYIDSVKKLIAMRPESITIHNLALKRRSVITKEQFRLENIDLSKEIYTLLYDSSYEPYYMYRQKMTNSNLENVAFALKDKASIYNIISMNDLTSIYAFGAGAVSKYIEVAELRRKFNYKDIALYINSVYNKDIL, from the coding sequence ATGCTAAGAGAAGCTAGTATAAAGGTAATAAAAGAGCTCTTTTGGGAGCTTCAAAACATTAGAGATGGCATTAGTTATGAGATTTTAGAAAGCGGCATACGCTTTTCTATAGATGGAAGTGAAAGAATTTTTACTTCATTTGATGGACTTAGTAATAACGAGATGAAGACCCTGATATATAAGGAGTTTTTGAAAGAAGACATAAGTCTACCTTGGGGCATACTTACAGGAATTAAGCCACTAAAGCTATATGCGAGGTCTGATGATAAGGAGGCTTTCAAAGAAAAGTTTTTTATCTCGGATGAAAAGTTTGAACTTTTAGAGAGAACTTACAAGAATCAGGCTCTATCTTTTAAGCCAAAGTACAGCTTGTATCTACACATACCATTTTGCAAAGGCATCTGCTCATATTGTTCGTTCTACACAAACGATATCACAAAGAAGAACTACGACTATGCAAAGTATGTAGAAGCCGTGATCTATGAGATGAGTATGGAGAGTAAGAGAAGAGATATATCCGAGCCTGACAGCATATACATAGGCGGAGGGACTCCATCTGCCCTTGATCACGATAGCATAGAAAGACTCTTAAAATACATAAAAGAAAATTATAAGTTCAAAGAACTTACCTTTGAGTGTGGCAGAGCTGACACTATGGACGCATCTTTGCTAGATATTTTAGATGAGTATGGAGTTACAAGGATATGTATTAACCCGCAGACTATGAATGAACAAACGCTTAAGAGGGTTCACAGAAGAGCAAATATTGAAGAGCTTTATAAGACATACGAGCTTGCAAGAGTGTATGACTTCGACATCAACATGGACCTTATTATAGGCCTTGAAGGAGAGGGAAAGCTTGATTATATTGACTCAGTAAAAAAGCTTATAGCGATGAGGCCAGAGTCGATTACTATACATAATCTGGCACTTAAAAGACGCTCTGTCATTACTAAGGAGCAGTTTAGATTAGAAAATATTGACTTATCAAAAGAAATTTACACCTTGCTTTATGATAGCTCTTACGAGCCGTACTATATGTACAGGCAGAAGATGACAAACTCTAACCTTGAGAATGTCGCCTTCGCACTTAAAGACAAGGCATCTATATATAATATAATTTCGATGAACGACCTTACAAGCATATACGCCTTCGGTGCGGGTGCTGTATCGAAGTACATTGAAGTCGCTGAGCTAAGGCGTAAATTTAATTATAAGGACATTGCATTGTATATAAACAGTGTTTATAATAAAGATATATTGTAA
- a CDS encoding tRNA threonylcarbamoyladenosine dehydratase codes for MKPKRTIRTRVVLGDEVFNSFKDINVLIVGIGGVGSFTLESLVRFGIEHITIVDYDTVSESNINRQILALDDTIGKKKVDVMRQRLLKINDELDIRCIDKIYSKEINDEIFDRDYDYVVDAIDMLKNKIELIETCIEKKIKVISAMGCGNKLDPTKLEISTLDKTSVCPLARKLRQKIDKSVQKKINVVYSKELPIEKKLKDDGKVVTGSISFVTASGGLLIASKLVRDLLDGRK; via the coding sequence ATGAAGCCCAAAAGAACGATTAGGACACGCGTTGTATTAGGAGACGAAGTATTTAATAGTTTTAAAGATATAAATGTTTTAATAGTTGGCATAGGAGGCGTCGGTTCATTCACACTAGAGTCTTTAGTTCGCTTTGGTATAGAGCACATCACCATAGTTGACTATGACACAGTGAGTGAATCAAATATCAATAGACAAATCTTAGCTCTTGATGATACAATCGGCAAGAAGAAAGTCGATGTTATGAGACAGAGGCTTCTGAAGATAAACGATGAACTTGACATAAGGTGCATAGACAAAATTTATTCGAAAGAAATTAATGATGAGATATTTGATAGAGATTACGACTATGTAGTCGATGCTATCGACATGCTAAAAAATAAAATTGAGCTAATCGAGACATGCATTGAAAAGAAGATAAAAGTCATAAGTGCAATGGGATGCGGTAACAAACTTGATCCAACAAAGCTTGAGATATCAACTTTAGACAAGACAAGCGTGTGTCCATTAGCAAGAAAGTTAAGACAAAAGATTGACAAGAGCGTACAAAAGAAGATAAATGTAGTTTATTCAAAAGAACTACCTATAGAGAAAAAACTGAAGGATGATGGTAAGGTGGTGACAGGGTCGATATCCTTTGTAACGGCGAGTGGCGGTTTATTAATCGCATCGAAGCTCGTTAGAGACCTATTAGATGGAAGAAAATGA
- the glyA gene encoding serine hydroxymethyltransferase, giving the protein MDFDNLKKTDKEIFDVIEKEHDRQQDHFEMIASENYVSKAVMEAMGSELTNKYAEGYPGKRYYGGCEVVDIAENIARDRLCKLFKAEHANVQPHSGANANIGVYFSILKPGDKVLGMNLSEGGHLTHGSPVNISGSFFDFAAYGVDSKTEVINYDTLREIALKEKPKLIVAGASAYPRIIDFKKFREIADEVGAMLMVDMAHIAGLVATDLHPSPVPYADFVTTTTHKTLRGPRGGAILCREENAKKLDKAIFPGIQGGPLMHVIAAKAVAFGEALKPEFKDYCKQILANAQVLAKELDKYGFRLISGGTDNHLILIDVKKKGFTGKEAEAMLGEIGIAVNKNTIPNETESPFVTSGIRIGTPALTTRGFKEDEMREVAEIFRDTFDTSIDRKKIRQRVSDICKRFPMYEGIF; this is encoded by the coding sequence ATGGATTTTGACAATCTAAAAAAGACAGACAAAGAGATTTTTGATGTCATCGAAAAAGAACATGACAGACAACAAGATCACTTTGAAATGATAGCATCTGAAAACTATGTTTCAAAAGCTGTTATGGAAGCAATGGGAAGCGAACTTACTAACAAGTACGCTGAAGGTTATCCTGGAAAAAGATATTATGGCGGATGCGAAGTTGTAGACATCGCAGAAAACATTGCAAGAGACAGACTATGTAAGCTATTCAAGGCAGAACATGCAAACGTTCAACCACACTCAGGAGCTAATGCTAATATCGGTGTTTACTTCTCAATCTTAAAGCCTGGTGACAAAGTATTAGGTATGAACCTTAGCGAAGGCGGTCACTTAACACACGGTTCGCCAGTTAACATTTCAGGATCATTCTTTGACTTTGCTGCTTACGGTGTTGACTCTAAGACAGAAGTTATAAATTATGATACTCTTAGAGAGATAGCTCTAAAAGAAAAACCAAAGCTAATAGTAGCAGGTGCAAGTGCTTATCCAAGAATTATCGACTTCAAGAAGTTCAGAGAAATCGCTGATGAAGTTGGCGCTATGCTTATGGTAGATATGGCACACATCGCTGGTCTAGTAGCAACTGATCTACATCCATCACCAGTACCTTATGCAGACTTTGTTACAACAACAACTCATAAGACACTAAGAGGACCAAGAGGAGGAGCAATCCTTTGCAGGGAAGAAAATGCTAAGAAGCTAGACAAGGCTATCTTCCCAGGAATCCAAGGTGGTCCATTAATGCACGTTATAGCAGCTAAGGCAGTTGCATTTGGCGAAGCATTAAAACCAGAATTCAAAGACTATTGCAAGCAAATCTTAGCAAACGCACAAGTACTTGCTAAGGAACTTGACAAATATGGCTTCAGATTAATTTCAGGCGGTACAGATAACCACCTAATCTTAATCGACGTTAAGAAGAAAGGCTTCACTGGTAAAGAAGCAGAAGCTATGCTTGGTGAAATCGGTATTGCTGTTAACAAGAACACAATTCCTAACGAAACTGAATCTCCATTCGTTACAAGCGGTATCAGAATTGGTACTCCAGCTTTAACAACTAGAGGATTCAAAGAAGACGAAATGAGAGAAGTTGCAGAAATCTTTAGAGATACATTTGATACATCTATCGACAGAAAGAAAATTAGACAAAGAGTATCTGATATCTGCAAGAGATTCCCTATGTACGAAGGTATATTCTAA
- a CDS encoding RelA/SpoT family protein, translating to MIEDLIKIIEKYMTKDEIAFVMKAYEYASEMHKDQKRKSGEPYIIHPVNVAIILADLDMDVETIISALLHDVVEDTPATYDDVKNLFTEDIANIVDGVTKLNKLNYKSSEAFQAENLRKMILAMNNDIRVIIVKLADRLHNLRTLEYMNEEKRKQKAKETIEIYAPLAGRLGIFKIKWELEDLSLRYLDPEGYYDLVEKINKKRSEREKEINEIIKRISLELDKQELHYDISGRPKNFYSIYKKMKGKSKSFESIYDLIAVRILVDTVKDCYAVLGIVHSMWKPLPGRFKDYIAMPKPNMYQSLHTTVISDTGEIFEIQIRTYEMHEVAEFGIAAHWKYKGGKAQGKDVDNKLDWLRQLLEWQKDLKDPKEFIDTLKIDFFDDEVFVFTPNGDVVDLPEGSTPVDFAYRVHTGVGNTCVGAKVDSRIVPLNYKLKNGNIVEIITQKSSTGPSRDWLKFVKSPRARQKIKQWFKSKEKDISIEKGKELFEREAKKLGLDLNILDNEKIYHKLAKELSINSISDLFASIGYGNFKEKLVINKIINIKNAIENIGLTKNEDDYLKSSSSKKDATGVRIDGLEGMKIKFAKCCNPVPGDEIIGFVTRGYGVSIHRKDCTNIANLLDSDRCLEAEWDVAASEKFLANVTIRAVDRTGILSEITAMAKEAGIGIQSLSAKSNTISDIFIYLTFEVSGREELDKMMQKLKTINGVLDVYRA from the coding sequence ATGATAGAAGATTTAATTAAAATTATTGAAAAGTACATGACAAAGGACGAGATTGCTTTTGTTATGAAGGCTTATGAATATGCAAGCGAGATGCATAAGGATCAAAAGAGAAAGTCTGGAGAGCCTTATATTATTCACCCTGTCAATGTAGCTATCATACTAGCTGACCTAGATATGGACGTTGAAACCATCATATCGGCTTTGCTTCATGATGTTGTTGAAGATACGCCTGCAACTTATGATGATGTTAAAAATTTATTTACAGAAGACATCGCAAACATTGTCGATGGTGTAACTAAATTAAACAAGTTAAATTATAAGAGCTCGGAGGCTTTCCAAGCTGAGAACTTAAGAAAGATGATTCTTGCTATGAATAACGACATAAGAGTCATCATAGTTAAGCTTGCCGACAGACTTCACAACCTTCGTACGCTTGAGTATATGAATGAAGAGAAGAGAAAGCAAAAGGCTAAGGAGACTATAGAGATATACGCACCACTTGCTGGAAGACTCGGAATATTCAAGATTAAGTGGGAGCTTGAGGACTTATCTCTTAGATACCTTGACCCAGAAGGCTACTACGACTTGGTTGAGAAGATTAACAAGAAGAGATCGGAGCGCGAGAAAGAGATTAATGAGATTATAAAGAGGATATCCCTTGAACTTGATAAGCAAGAGCTTCACTACGACATAAGCGGCAGGCCTAAGAACTTCTACAGTATATATAAGAAGATGAAGGGCAAGAGCAAGAGCTTTGAGAGCATATATGACCTTATAGCTGTGAGGATATTGGTAGACACGGTTAAGGATTGCTACGCTGTCTTAGGTATAGTCCACTCGATGTGGAAGCCGCTTCCAGGAAGATTTAAAGACTACATAGCCATGCCTAAGCCAAATATGTATCAGTCCTTACATACAACTGTAATCTCTGACACTGGAGAGATATTTGAGATTCAGATAAGAACATATGAGATGCACGAAGTTGCTGAGTTTGGTATTGCTGCGCATTGGAAGTATAAGGGCGGCAAGGCACAAGGCAAAGATGTTGACAATAAGCTTGACTGGTTAAGACAATTATTAGAGTGGCAAAAGGACTTAAAGGATCCAAAAGAGTTTATCGATACTCTTAAGATTGACTTCTTTGATGATGAGGTCTTCGTATTCACACCTAACGGCGATGTTGTTGACCTACCAGAAGGCTCGACACCAGTTGACTTTGCTTATAGAGTGCACACAGGTGTAGGTAACACATGCGTTGGTGCTAAGGTTGACTCAAGGATAGTTCCACTTAACTATAAGCTTAAGAATGGCAATATAGTCGAGATCATCACACAAAAGTCATCAACAGGACCAAGTAGGGACTGGCTAAAGTTTGTAAAGAGCCCAAGAGCAAGGCAGAAGATAAAGCAATGGTTCAAGTCTAAAGAAAAGGACATCAGCATCGAGAAGGGTAAGGAACTATTTGAAAGAGAAGCTAAGAAGCTTGGCTTAGACTTAAATATATTGGACAACGAAAAAATTTACCATAAGCTTGCAAAAGAGCTTTCGATAAACTCGATTAGTGATTTATTTGCGTCTATTGGCTATGGCAATTTTAAAGAAAAGCTTGTTATAAATAAAATAATAAATATAAAGAATGCAATTGAAAATATCGGCCTAACTAAGAACGAGGACGACTACTTAAAGAGCTCTTCATCAAAGAAGGATGCAACAGGAGTTAGGATAGACGGACTTGAAGGCATGAAGATAAAGTTTGCTAAGTGCTGTAACCCAGTTCCTGGCGACGAAATCATTGGCTTCGTAACAAGAGGCTACGGTGTTTCTATACACAGAAAGGACTGCACAAACATTGCTAACTTACTTGACTCGGACAGATGCCTGGAAGCTGAGTGGGATGTTGCAGCGAGTGAAAAATTCCTTGCTAATGTAACCATCAGAGCGGTTGACAGAACTGGTATACTTTCTGAAATCACAGCCATGGCAAAGGAAGCAGGCATTGGTATACAATCCTTAAGTGCAAAGAGCAACACTATAAGCGATATATTTATATATTTAACATTTGAAGTTTCGGGAAGGGAAGAACTAGATAAGATGATGCAAAAACTTAAGACCATCAACGGCGTTCTAGATGTCTACAGGGCATAG
- a CDS encoding SoxR reducing system RseC family protein produces MEENESIGRVIKIENGQMLISMKRDSACGSCESCAAGCESKEHIIKAKPRANYNVGDLVSIKVDSRKMLRGVMMVYLVPLLAFLLGIFVSNYIFSKLSFKVQDFYSIIIGVVLLLISLVIVKAYDKKYSKGDNDLLIINKLN; encoded by the coding sequence ATGGAAGAAAATGAAAGCATTGGTAGAGTAATTAAAATTGAGAATGGTCAGATGCTTATATCTATGAAGAGAGACTCAGCATGCGGCTCTTGCGAGTCATGTGCAGCAGGCTGCGAGTCAAAGGAGCATATAATTAAAGCGAAGCCGAGAGCAAACTACAACGTTGGCGACTTGGTATCAATAAAAGTTGATTCAAGAAAAATGCTTAGAGGTGTAATGATGGTATATTTAGTACCTTTACTTGCATTTTTATTAGGAATTTTTGTTTCAAACTATATTTTTAGCAAATTAAGCTTTAAAGTTCAAGACTTTTATAGTATAATAATAGGTGTAGTCCTACTATTAATATCTTTAGTCATAGTTAAGGCATATGACAAAAAATATTCTAAAGGGGATAATGATTTATTAATCATAAACAAATTAAATTAA
- the der gene encoding ribosome biogenesis GTPase Der — translation MNRAVVSIVGKPNVGKSTLFNKIVGRRISITEDTPGVTRDRIYSEASWQQHVFDIIDTGGLDPFDDDKIMSNIRKQANIAIEASDLILFVVDGRDPATALDLEIANILRKSNKKVILVANKTEGKRKDNFYDVYELALGEPMSISAEQGLGLGDLLDEIVKNLPQDRDFAEKEGLIKVAFIGKPNVGKSSLTNRILGEERVIVTDIAGTTRDAIDSYINIKGQEFMFIDTAGLRKKSRVDSSVEAYSQVRTLSSVDRADVCVFLIDALEGFTEQDSKVVGYAHNQGKAIIICVNKWDIVEKDSKTMKTFSDSLRNNLPFLSYAPILFISALTGKRVDELIDKIMEINEAYSYRLSTGLLNDIISNATLINQPPSDKGKRLKILYATQSGTRPPEFTIFVNDKELTHFSYTRFLENQIRNVYPFEGTSIIINYKNRSE, via the coding sequence ATGAATAGAGCTGTTGTTAGTATAGTAGGCAAACCAAATGTTGGTAAATCAACTTTATTTAATAAGATTGTTGGTAGAAGAATATCTATCACTGAAGACACACCTGGCGTTACAAGAGACAGGATATACTCCGAGGCAAGTTGGCAACAACACGTCTTTGACATCATTGACACTGGTGGACTAGACCCCTTTGATGATGACAAGATCATGTCAAACATTAGAAAGCAAGCAAACATTGCTATCGAAGCGTCTGACTTGATACTTTTTGTTGTTGATGGTAGAGACCCTGCCACAGCACTTGACCTTGAAATTGCAAATATATTAAGAAAATCAAATAAAAAAGTAATATTAGTCGCAAATAAGACTGAAGGCAAAAGAAAAGACAACTTTTATGATGTCTATGAGCTTGCTTTAGGTGAACCTATGTCTATATCTGCTGAGCAAGGACTTGGCTTAGGAGACTTACTAGATGAGATAGTAAAAAATCTTCCTCAAGATAGAGACTTCGCAGAGAAGGAAGGACTTATCAAGGTTGCCTTTATCGGTAAGCCAAATGTTGGAAAGTCATCATTAACTAATAGAATACTTGGCGAGGAGAGAGTCATAGTAACTGATATCGCAGGCACAACAAGAGATGCTATAGACTCATATATAAACATAAAAGGACAAGAGTTTATGTTTATTGATACAGCAGGACTTAGGAAAAAATCTAGAGTTGACTCGTCCGTCGAAGCTTACTCGCAAGTAAGAACCTTATCTAGTGTTGATAGAGCTGATGTATGCGTATTTTTGATAGACGCTCTTGAAGGCTTTACAGAGCAAGACTCTAAGGTAGTTGGTTACGCTCACAATCAAGGCAAGGCCATCATCATCTGTGTAAACAAGTGGGATATAGTTGAAAAAGATTCAAAAACTATGAAGACTTTCTCAGATAGTCTTAGAAATAACTTGCCGTTCTTGTCATATGCACCGATACTTTTCATATCAGCACTTACTGGCAAGAGAGTTGACGAGCTTATAGATAAGATTATGGAGATTAATGAAGCATATAGCTACAGATTATCGACAGGTTTATTAAACGATATAATTTCGAATGCAACTCTTATAAACCAACCGCCTTCTGATAAAGGCAAGAGGCTTAAGATACTTTACGCAACGCAATCTGGAACTAGACCGCCAGAGTTTACAATATTTGTAAATGATAAAGAACTAACACATTTTTCATATACAAGATTTTTGGAAAATCAAATAAGAAATGTTTATCCATTTGAAGGAACATCTATAATCATAAATTACAAGAACAGGAGCGAGTAA